Proteins encoded in a region of the Mycoplasma mobile 163K genome:
- a CDS encoding ABC transporter ATP-binding protein — MKIELRNIAKKYEGRENYTLENINLSIDDNDFLIILGPSGCGKSTLLRMIAGLNSITKGDLVFDGIRVNGLSPKDRDIAMVFQSYALYPHMTVYQNIAFGLKVRKERKDVIDRRVKDIAKILQISEYLSNKPSDISGGQRQRVALGRAIARKPKLFLMDEPLSNLDAKLRESMRIELVRIHRLLESTTIYVTHDQLEAMTMGTKIVVMNNSKIQQIGKPLDLYNKPVNLFVAKFIGNPTINVFEGSYENGYFISESGILKIKLNDSDNEKIQIKGSKKITLCVRSEDIYLTKENNEDKIIAKSEFVEILGKEKQAFFVIDGKHSFVASLHSSANIQVEKNYTFTFDKNKLHIFDTASTNRIN; from the coding sequence ATGAAAATAGAATTAAGAAATATTGCAAAAAAATATGAAGGAAGAGAAAATTATACTTTGGAGAACATAAATCTCTCTATTGATGATAATGACTTCTTAATCATTTTAGGTCCTTCTGGATGTGGTAAAAGTACACTTTTAAGAATGATAGCAGGCCTAAATTCAATCACAAAAGGTGATTTAGTTTTTGATGGAATAAGAGTTAATGGTCTAAGTCCAAAAGATAGAGATATCGCTATGGTATTTCAATCTTATGCTTTATACCCACACATGACTGTTTATCAAAATATTGCTTTTGGTCTTAAAGTAAGAAAAGAAAGAAAAGATGTAATTGATAGAAGAGTTAAAGACATTGCAAAAATTTTACAAATTTCTGAGTATCTTTCAAATAAACCTTCAGATATCTCTGGAGGTCAACGTCAAAGAGTTGCATTAGGTAGAGCAATAGCTAGAAAACCTAAGTTATTTTTAATGGATGAGCCTCTTTCTAATCTTGATGCTAAATTACGTGAATCAATGAGAATTGAATTAGTAAGAATTCATAGATTATTAGAATCTACAACTATTTATGTAACGCATGATCAACTAGAAGCTATGACTATGGGTACAAAAATTGTTGTTATGAATAATTCTAAAATTCAGCAAATTGGAAAACCATTAGACTTATACAATAAACCAGTAAATTTATTTGTAGCTAAATTTATTGGAAATCCTACAATTAATGTTTTTGAAGGTAGTTATGAAAATGGTTATTTTATTAGTGAATCAGGAATTTTAAAAATTAAATTAAATGATAGTGATAATGAAAAAATTCAAATAAAAGGTTCAAAAAAAATAACTTTATGTGTTCGTTCAGAAGATATTTATTTAACTAAGGAAAATAATGAAGATAAAATTATTGCAAAATCTGAGTTTGTAGAAATTTTAGGAAAAGAAAAACAAGCTTTTTTTGTAATTGATGGAAAGCATTCTTTTGTTGCATCACTACACTCTTCTGCTAATATTCAAGTTGAAAAAAATTATACCTTTACTTTTGACAAAAATAAACTACATATTTTTGACACTGCAAGTACTAATAGAATTAACTAA